One Drosophila santomea strain STO CAGO 1482 chromosome X, Prin_Dsan_1.1, whole genome shotgun sequence DNA segment encodes these proteins:
- the LOC120457401 gene encoding serine/arginine repetitive matrix protein 2 isoform X4, with amino-acid sequence MEVECDLGDIQNEELLRKMWQQSEDSERKRQIRSHLYKLRESRLCNLYRHETDPMSEPNGNGNGNVNTLAGYAGKDPLATSHGDALLDQNFQSLKSKEVRDSTSPTHELRFHSMTLSQPNTTGWDVQTSSEVSPDGRAYRTETLAKTDGVEKLNGGGLAEFKGRNEQRSSASHQGDDKNFVKQASDSSKTQLQETVVFGDENSGRTEMKMSSTSTSSSSKVVSSSSTVEYGDEPRYLLDNQEKPHQPHQPHQPHQREWEQDQRRQEQRMQEQLQRQEQQIRQEQLQRQEEFQRQEQIQRQEQIQRQQERFTESREQSNSTRNVQTQQHYEENKRYVDMDKASPEYQRHVQHLMEQPGEIISNTVEYPKPNVKMITTVKRLPDGTIVKNKRYETEQLTPSQSHTTHKQTNNQTHNQTRNQVHNQRREHDEQDSQTRDVVDNVEQKHVTESQSFSSVKKSSRRFSTETTSETVEEYDDRGQPSTRVVQKAPTPSYAPPSHSPRQSPAKDFSTHGFPSVRPNKPTQEYPSQRPGIAGEEVVVVRSEKSRQVKQQTSSQRTIETEVVGDDNHEPQRSPQKLREAPTPSWEQPATRRQPVEEDFSTHGFPSVRTSTTTTRPDQPDGEVLLTSKTVSRNQSANRKTNTERIIETQVEHPNAPTHSTPRSGSPRRSQPRDDYASSPRGPAGKPSQSRPSTTGGSTTTTTKTTTTSEPLTRRQLQKEREVDAAHRAFAASLRSSSPADSTTSVGSHHHHQSPRSSVSSNRTFRREMREGSHDSQAPSESSRISSTTVTRHTGGNVTSSTIKTKTTKPVKTPSEPRSPTPKAGGSVTTTTTTISSTTKSSPSPAPASPTTAAPPTSTPASSAPPDNKLSQYTYTTTKPGDIFSLPPTTPPTINNEPTLTTTRKTTTTTTTSDNLQNHPKQSAIEPATTDTDTDTDSQPIRKVKLSANEAKVVEEAPCVRRQYYQLGNEGENPETPESSGTPANKKPHPMRRPHDEPTTEPQLRRSSKSPSVEPRQVQRETTFEGRRVSHPEDRELLIDELILIEEMSGAPGLPTASTSPVPRAQSPGKPVTRTQSPEKQQPRATPRQSPEKEQPAFKQPHEVYTPSQTDKQFPRAQSPGKTPGWTQPQVSPRQSPERQLPRAQSPEEVPGVRQPSASPRQSPEKQVPDSQTRDQGPGLPRISPRQSPEKQLPKEIPPKSRQSPEKDLTSQQRREEEIFRSAITTTQKRTTNNLNEEFITNERGNPNQPIIEKTPQTTANNEPKTNPSETIESPDGGFPSKPHEVEAQPEVKESPTFRKKGLTRRETFEDRCRQILGMEEDGDTQGTYTERPNNEEEAENVSHTTIETIQVKIEDCPDDDEDDKPRRVTETYVVRTQPTIKVEEELFVDVTEAEEVEILVNPSKKTPKEEDSPKYSKGQDTPKSPKKDQPIPTTLKKEQSPVHSKDEETPRYPKEPGSRRYPKEPEPSEYFKESPRNPKDDAETININEETTIVIAKQGSKSPSPERRVPKIQQHPSPTASPSVSPVSGKKIPSKVESNFVTEKVIDCRGKTAVEKISQRPRTPSPTTPKKNTKPSQNIPERVPETESEPEKDSEPETKKKTSVSVTKLETERRNSRTTKTKQPLQPKEPQSKVPTAKSPRKDSLTGRKRDSLVEETRTTTTTTTTRQGRKPSDTNGSPTIKDRLRSSPRKQKTSPQQTRTPTPAQTRSPEDDVDGDSSSPDDSPTRVGNERRRSSNISVHTEIIIDHMAPKSPKTERRPQSSTGNVPSPIRKLPVTERKESAPVPRVTRRDKTEKVTRSTSENIIKVSGSKPHPEMSSLKPGGERSRPSKCCTTKTINLSEQRINTATDMEGVIIDIQQAKSSREPSPDRIVPTPVPAELETGKPRYPDVVQEPDDEPRRKPQVTNIPIFEEESQTYVGCQISELLSSNGIEVDILDNPTVEAPKSLDYPVNTPDTDESLLSVHEKVSRFTHSAEKVKEPKVSAPFSREFDANAKIPENDDCLLSINQKVDKFMRTAENVIRPSSLSPRPEIERPALEEIDEELLRDDCTLSVSQKVHKFIDTAEKLAPTMPQKSPRLVANIERHISRQSEPERELDEESEPELDRDTDVEDDDQTRQLETEEEITQTVTKKKTLKEFKQQTMETRETRRDSKAEPENVQKKSPQTKLKEEPAKVPKYQAKVPQKVSQWEPKKQPQREPKVSQKETPWEPKKQPLSKPKDEPEKVNKREPKVPQKDSQAKLKEEPERVTKRVPQKEPRKEPLRQSEEEPELSPEEEFDDEPLPMTKAHTTAIEIKRQKDILNRPSVFGQRTPERKSSTTPSPNKLNGTRGRPSPSTSLITEEKRSYRNQVTNVTKPGTRKTTPSAYSPAQSPPSKTSSISKRMEEISQQSWVVQDVDVDVEVVGPAPPSHISEKPQGKSPSPTSSRSPSRSPSRSPSRRTSTNLNTISTTTTTTTEHPSTTMTTKPTPKPTPTNPSKDEPEIIPIESLTEKSITTTYTTNTTGRNVASRRNVFEPVHETHVDSEPTGRRPSYMDHTKSSLEHIRRDSLEINKSHYSRKSSVEDESPVEPRNPNSSVKFDVPRKTPSRGADEPRKTSLKGKDEDSDLELEIEEIFDLQRLEKLLETVASYELRRRIRAQMRLIRKNMINAGTTTTITTITTSTTPGKSSPLPKRRDQSPAGAAEAKTKEVRTTINRRQQQQRVEQVDSTTPTAPGKTSPHGKPPMKPRERSASPAQKRRISPPGKQSPGDRSTTTTTKVTTTSTTRGAPSKPAQGPIWADRSKVLKGHAPVPQTNGSTPRKGSTSSTTSSSGKITRTTTSSSTTTSSSSTTNTRNKQREEDSITSSYGVGPTDENGLPLFGIRALKKKATPPAEEPCETKQEVTGYVIEEQFYSDNKSPPRHERKELIYSSNADELAAIKQQLEDEDDSSPPLLDARVVREFKKVESQQALPEDARYVRRGSVKELSEKFIRKESSSSTHSTHSSIAQSLVRHEDETEDDSESNEVCSVIEAPQMRQNQSHITSTTRSSNTRSFLNSSADQRQVTSVDDVLERMRNADNVEEPGDSSEDREARALLNKFLGASVIMQGVESMLPPTATGQRLNSQGVKTTRITNTYSKSGNSSTSTTNNTSNTSNKVSSSSAPVTRTTCDIEEIWDEQVLKQLLEQASTYEERRKIRARLRELMAEREEQKNLKQTSKEEEESSASEYEEIIEEVTDYSDEEEEVPSKKEEPKKEVTKKEVTQKEVTKQQEEIQQKAVQKVEKTETKTSQVTESVSKKLAKVELASSSSSSTTDGVQVQAAQHKSSSSSEQRTESKSKDGGATVTTTTTKVTTRTVSGSAASKNISPLAKFKQLDKQAAAQQAQKSSPTTSTPTTPGGSAQPLFKFTDPALNARAATVKDQLLQWCKHKTQEYENVQINNFSSSWSDGLAFCALIHHFLPDAFDYTTLTKQTRRHNFELAFSVADEKAGIAPLLDVEDMVEMSRPDWKCVFVYVQSIYRRFRNCQ; translated from the exons ATGGAGGTGGAATGCGATCTGGGTGATATACAAAACGAGGAATTGCTGAGGAAAATG TGGCAGCAGTCCGAGGACAGCGAGCGCAAGAGGCAGATCCGATCGCATCTCTATAAGCTGCGCGAGTCGCGACTTTGCAACCTTTATAGGCACGAAACGGACCCAATGTCGGAGCccaacggaaacggaaatggcaACGTGAATACGCTGGCCGGATATGCAGGCAAGGATCCGCTGGCCACCAGCCACGGCGATGCCCTGCTCGACCAGAACTTCCAGAGCCTCAAGTCCAAGGAGGTGCGCGACTCGACCAGTCCCACCCATGAGCTGCGATTCCATTCGATGACGCTCAGCCAGCCGAATACCACCGGTTGGGATGTGCAGACCTCCTCGGAGGTCAGTCCGGATGGGCGGGCCTATCGCACCGAAACTCTGGCCAAAACAGATG GCGTGGAGAAGCTCAATGGTGGTGGCCTGGCCGAGTTCAAAGGTCGCAACGAGCAGCGCTCAAGTGCCTCCCATCAGGGCGATGACAAGAACTTCGTGAAGCAGGCCTCCGATAGCTCGAAGACCCAGCTCCAAGAGACGGTGGTCTTTGGGGACGAGAACAGTGGTCGCACCGAGATGAAGATGagctccacctccacctcgtCCTCCTCCAAGGTGGTGTCCTCCTCGTCCACTGTGGAGTACGGTGATGAGCCGCGATATCTGCTGGATAACCAGGAGAAGCCACATCAGCCGCATCAGCCGCATCAGCCCCATCAGCGCGAGTGGGAGCAGGATCAGAGGCGTCAGGAGCAGCGTATgcaggagcaactgcagcgaCAAGAGCAACAGATTCGCCAAGAGCAACTGCAGCGCCAGGAGGAATTCCAGCGGCAGGAGCAGATCCAGCGCCAGGAGCAAATCCAGAGGCAGCAGGAACGATTCACGGAGAGCCGCGAGCAAAGCAACAGCACCCGGAATGTCCAGACCCAACAGCATTACGAGGAGAACAAGCGCTATGTGGACATGGACAAGGCTTCGCCGGAGTATCAACGCCATGTCCAACATCTAATGGAGCAGCCCGGCGAGATAATCTCCAATACGGTGGAGTATCCCAAGCCGAATGTCAAGATGATTACTACGGTTAAGCGCCTGCCGGACGGAACCATTGTTAAAAACAAGCGCTACGAGACGGAGCAACTTACTCCCAGTCAGAGCCATACAACGCACAAGCAGACCAACAACCAGACACACAATCAAACCCGTAACCAAGTCCACAATCAGCGACGTGAACACGATGAGCAGGATAGCCAAACTCGTGATGTAGTGGACAATGTGGAGCAAAAGCATGTGACGGAGTCGCAGAGCTTCTCCTCGGTGAAGAAGTCCAGTCGCCGTTTCTCCACGGAAACCACCTCGGAAACCGTGGAGGAGTACGATGACCGTGGCCAGCCCTCAACCAGGGTGGTGCAGAAGGCACCCACACCATCATACGCCCCACCCTCCCATTCGCCACGTCAGTCGCCGGCCAAGGACTTCAGCACCCATGGTTTCCCCTCGGTGCGTCCGAATAAGCCCACACAGGAGTATCCCTCTCAAAGACCCGGCATTGCTGGcgaggaggtggtggtggtacgTTCGGAAAAGAGCCGCCAAGTGAAGCAGCAGACCAGCTCACAGCGCACCATCGAAACGGAGGTTGTGGGCGATGATAACCACGAGCCGCAGAGATCCCCGCAGAAGCTGAGGGAGGCACCAACACCCAGCTGGGAGCAGCCCGCCACCAGACGTCAGCCGGTGGAGGAGGATTTTAGCACCCATGGTTTTCCCTCGGTGCGCACAAGCACCACAACCACTCGTCCCGATCAACCCGATGGTGAGGTGTTGCTCACGTCCAAGACGGTGAGTCGCAATCAGAGCGCCAATCGCAAGACGAACACGGAGCGGATCATTGAGACACAGGTTGAGCATCCCAATGCTCCCACACACTCCACTCCGCGATCCGGAAGTCCACGTCGATCTCAACCACGCGACGATTACGCCAGCTCGCCACGCGGACCAGCCGGCAAACCGAGTCAATCGCGGCCCAGCACCACTGGTGgtagcaccaccaccaccaccaagaCAACCACCACTTCGGAGCCGTTGACGCGGCGTCAGTTGCAAAAGGAGCGCGAGGTGGATGCCGCCCATCGGGCATTTGCCGCCTCGCTACGCAGCAGTTCGCCGGCGGACAGCACCACCTCGGTGGGTtcacaccaccaccaccagtcGCCACGATCGAGCGTTTCCTCGAATCGCACGTTCCGTCGGGAAATGCGTGAGGGTTCCCATGACAGCCAGGCGCCATCGGAATCGAGCAGGATCAGCTCGACCACTGTGACCAGGCACACAGGTGGCAATGtcaccagcagcaccatcaaGACCAAGACCACCAAGCCGGTGAAAACTCCCAGCGAGCCCAGGTCGCCCACCCCAAAAGCAGGAGGAAGTgtgaccaccaccacgaccACCATTAGCAGTACCACCAAGTCCAGTCCCAGTCCAGCACCAGCCTCACCCACAACCGCTGCACCACCCACCTCAACACCAGCCAGTTCCGCACCACCAG ATAACAAGCTATCACAGTATACGTATACTACCACTAAGCCCGGCGATATATTCTCTCTGCCACCAACTACTCCTCCTACTATTAACAACGAACCAACACTAACCACCACCcgcaaaacaacaaccaccaccaccacctccgaCAACCTCCAGAATCACCCGAAACAATCTGCAATCGAACCTGCTACCACCGATACCGATACCGATACCGATTCCCAGCCGATCCGCAAGGTGAAGCTGAGCGCAAATGAGGCAAAGGTGGTGGAAGAGGCGCCCTGTGTGCGGCGTCAATATTACCAGCTGGGAAATGAGGGGGAAAACCCCGAGACGCCCGAGAGCTCAGGGACCCCTG CCAACAAGAAGCCCCACCCAATGAGGAGGCCCCACGACGAACCCACGACGGAGCCACAGCTGAGGCGTAGCTCCAAGTCGCCCAGTGTGGAGCCACGTCAGGTGCAGCGGGAAACTACTTTCGAAGGTCGTCGCGTCTCCCATCCGGAGGATCGTGAGCTCTTGATCGATGAGCTGATTCTTATCGAAGAGATGAGCGGAGCTCCTGGTTTGCCCACGGCTTCCACAAGTCCAGTCCCTAGGGCTCAAAGTCCTGGAAAACCAGTGACTAGGACCCAAAGTCCCGAGAAACAACAGCCTAGGGCAACTCCCAGACAAAGTCCTGAGAAGGAGCAGCCGGCCTTTAAGCAACCACATGAGGTCTACACGCCCAGCCAGACTGATAAGCAGTTTCCCCGTGCTCAGAGTCCTGGGAAGACTCCTGGATGGACCCAGCCCCAAGTTTCACCTCGTCAAAGTCCCGAAAGACAATTGCCCCGAGCCCAGAGTCCCGAAGAGGTTCCTGGTGTAAGGCAACCTAGTGCTTCTCCTCGTCAAAGTCCCGAGAAGCAAGTACCCGACTCCCAGACTCGCGATCAAGGTCCTGGTCTTCCCCGTATTTCACCTCGGCAAAGTCCTGAGAAGCAGTTACCCAAGGAAATACCCCCGAAGTCCCGCCAAAGCCCGGAGAAGGATCTAACCAGCCAGCAAAGACGGGAGGAGGAAATATTCCGCAGCGCCATTACCACTACACAAAAACGAACCACCAACAATTTAAACGAAGAATTTATAACGAACGAACGGGGTAACCCGAATCAGCCCATTATCGAAAAGACACCACAGACCACAGCTAATAATGAACCGAAAACCAATCCGTCTGAGACCATTGAAAGTCCAGATGGTGGATTTCCTTCCAAGCCCCATGAAGTTGAGGCTCAGCCCGAAGTAAAAGAGTCACCCACCTTCCGCAAGAAGGGCTTGACTCGTCGTGAGACCTTCGAGGATCGCTGTCGCCAGATTTTGGGCATGGAGGAAGACGGCGATACTCAGGGAACTTACACTGAGCGGCCGAATAACGAAGAGGAAGCTGAGAATGTTTCTCACACAACAATAGAAACAATTCAAGTGAAAATTGAGGATTGCcccgatgatgatgaagatgataAGCCACGTCGTGTTACTGAGACATATGTGGTACGCACACAACCAACGATTaaggtggaggaggagctcTTTGTAGATGTGACCGAAGCAGAGGAAGTGGAGATTCTGGTAAATCCATCGAAAAAGACACCCAAGGAAGAGGATAGTCCTAAATACTCAAAGGGACAAGATACTCCCAAATCTCCCAAAAAGGATCAACCGATTCCCACTACTTTAAAGAAGGAACAGAGTCCTGTTCATTCCAAGGATGAAGAAACTCCAAGATATCCCAAGGAACCAGGCAGTCGTAGGTATCCAAAAGAGCCAGAACCTTCTGAATATTTCAAGGAGAGCCCTAGGAATCCTAAAGACGATGCCGAGACAATTAACATTAATGAAGAAACCACCATTGTCATTGCCAAGCAGGGATCAAAGTCTCCTTCTCCTGAACGCAGAGTTCCGAAGATTCAACAGCATCCTTCTCCTACTGCATCGCCATCAGTATCTCCCGTCTCTGGAAAAAAGATTCCCAGCAAAGTGGAGTCAAACTTTGTGACCGAAAAGGTCATCGATTGCCGGGGAAAAACTGCTGTAGAGAAAATCAGCCAGAGACCGCGTACTCCAAGTCCAACTACTCCCAAAAAGAATACGAAGCCATCACAAAATATTCCAGAGAGGGTACCCGAAACTGAATCGGAACCCGAAAAGGATTCAGAACCGGAGACTAAGAAAAAGACCAGTGTCAGCGTCACAAAACTTGAAACCGAACGTCGCAATTCACGCACCACTAAAACAAAGCAGCCACTGCAGCCCAAAGAACCACAATCAAAGGTCCCAACTGCGAAGAGTCCTCGCAAGGATTCCCTGACGGGTCGCAAGCGGGATAGCCTGGTGGAGGAGACACGTACCACTACAACGACCACAACAACTCGGCAGGGTCGGAAGCCCAGCGATACCAATGGTTCGCCTACGATTAAGGATCGCCTTCGTTCATCGCCGCGCAAGCAAAAAACTTCTCCCCAACAAACCCGAACTCCCACTCCGGCCCAGACACGTAGCCCAGAAGATGACGTAGATGGGGACTCCTCTTCCCCAGATGACAGTCCCACTAGGGTGGGTAACGAACGCCGACGATCTAGCAATATTTCCGTGCACACGGAGATTATCATAGATCACATGGCCCCCAAATCACCGAAAACGGAGAGGCGACCTCAAAGTAGCACCGGAAACGTGCCCAGTCCGATTCGAAAGCTTCCGGTAACGGAGCGCAAGGAGTCAGCACCTGTGCCTCGAGTGACGCGTCGCGATAAAACCGAGAAGGTCACGCGCTCCACAAGCGAGAATATCATTAAGGTGAGCGGTAGTAAGCCTCATCCTGAGATGAGTAGCCTTAAGCCAGGTGGAGAAAGGAGCCGACCCAGCAAGTGCTGCACCACCAAGACAATCAACCTGAGCGAGCAGCGCATCAATACGGCCACTGACATGGAGGGTGTGATCATCGATATCCAGCAAGCAAAGAGCTCTAGGGAGCCATCACCGGATAGGATTGTGCCAACACCCGTGCCCGCTGAACTGGAAACGGGAAAGCCTCGCTATCCGGATGTGGTACAGGAGCCCGATGATGAGCCACGTCGCAAGCCACAGGTTACAAATATTCCGATTTTCGAGGAAGAATCTCAAACCTATGTTGGGTGTCAAATTTCCGAGTTGCTTAGCTCAAATGGCATAGAGGTTGATATTCTGGATAATCCCACTGTGGAGGCTCCCAAGAGCCTGGACTATCCCGTAAATACTCCCGATACGGACGAGAGTCTGTTGAGTGTGCACGAGAAGGTATCCCGATTCACTCACTCAGCTGAGAAGGTTAAGGAGCCAAAGGTTTCAGCACCATTTAGCAGAGAATTTGATGCAAACGCCAAGATCCCTGAAAATGACGATTGCCTGCTTAGCATCAATCAGAAAGTAGACAAGTTCATGCGCACTGCCGAGAATGTTATCAGGCCTTCGTCACTTTCTCCTCGACCTGAGATCGAGCGCCCTGCATTGGAGGAGATAGATGAGGAGCTGCTTCGCGACGATTGTACCCTGAGTGTCTCCCAGAAAGTTCACAAGTTCATAGACACAGCCGAGAAGTTAGCGCCCACTATGCCACAGAAGTCGCCACGTCTAGTAGCCAACATTGAGCGCCATATTTCCCGACAGAGCGAGCCAGAGCGCGAGTTGGATGAGGAGTCAGAACCAGAGCTAGATCGGGACACAGATGTGGAGGATGACGACCAAACTAGGCAACTCGAGACGGAGGAAGAGATCACCCAAACTGTGACTAAGAAGAAGACCCTGAAGGAATTTAAGCAACAAACTATGGAAACCAGAGAGACACGTAGGGATTCCAAAGCTGAACCGGAAAACGTACAGAAAAAATCACCTCAAACTAAGCTCAAGGAAGAACCTGCAAAGGTGCCTAAATATCAGGCAAAGGTTCCACAAAAAGTTTCACAATGGGAGCCTAAAAAGCAACCTCAACGGGAGCCAAAGGTGTCACAAAAAGAAACCCCATGGGAACCCAAGAAACAACCCCTTTCGAAGCCTAAAGATGAACCTGAAAAGGTGAACAAAAGGGAACCAAAGGTGCCCCAAAAGGATTCTCAAGCCAAGCTCAAAGAGGAACCAGAAAGGGTGACCAAAAGGGTACCCCAAAAAGAACCTCGCAAGGAACCACTGAGGCAATCCGAAGAAGAGCCGGAGTTGTCCCCTGAAGAAGAATTCGATGATGAACCTCTGCCAATGACCAAGGCACACACCACAGCTATTGAAATTAAGCGTCAAAAGGATATCCTTAACCGTCCCTCTGTGTTTGGCCAGCGCACGCCAGAACGAAAGTCCAGCACTACGCCCTcgccaaataaattaaatggaaCCCGTGGACGACCTAGTCCAAGCACCAGCTTGATTACCGAAGAGAAGAGGTCGTACAGAAATCAGGTGACCAATGTGACCAAGCCGGGAACCAGAAAAACCACTCCATCGGCCTATTCCCCAGCCCAATCGCCACCATCCAAGACCAGCAGCATTTCCAAACGAATGGAGGAAATCAGTCAGCAGTCATGGGTAGTCCaagatgtggatgtggacgtAGAGGTGGTGGGACCGGCTCCACCTTCACACATCAGCGAGAAGCCCCAGGGAAAGAGCCCATCCCCAACGTCATCGCGATCGCCATCGCGATCTCCTTCCCGATCGCCCAGTAGACGCACCTCCACCAATTTGAACACGATCtccacaaccaccaccaccaccactgaGCACCCGAGCACCACAATGACAACTAAACCGACTCCAAAACCGACTCCAACTAACCCATCCAAAGACGAACCCGAAATCATACCCATTGAATCCCTTACAGAAAAGAGCATCACCACCACTTACACGACGAACACCACTGGACGAAATGTGGCTAGCCGCAGAAATGTGTTTGAACCAGTCCATGAAACACACGTGGATTCCGAGCCAACTGGTCGTCGTCCCTCGTACATGGATCACACAAAGAGTTCGCTTGAGCACATTCGACGCGATTCTCTGGAGATCAATAAGAGTCACTATTCCAGAAAGTCATCCGTGGAGGATGAATCTCCTGTGGAGCCACGCAATCCCAACTCATCCGTGAAATTCGATGTGCCGAGAAAGACCCCGTCAAGAGGGGCAGATGAGCCAAGAAAGACTTCGCTGAAGGGTAAGGATGAGGACTCAGATTTGGAGCTAGAGATCGAGGAAATTTTCGATCTTCAGCGACTGGAGAAGCTTTTGGAAACAGTTGCCAGCTACGAACTGCGTCGCCGCATTCGTGCACAAATGCGTCTTATACGCAAGAATATGATCAATGCGGGTACAACtaccaccatcaccaccataACCACAAGCACAACTCCGGGTAAGAGTTCACCACTTCCCAAGAGACGCGATCAGAGTCCAGCGGGCGCTGCTGAAGCAAAGACCAAGGAAGTTCGCACCACCATAAACCgccggcagcaacaacagcgagtGGAACAGGTGGACAGCACAACCCCAACGGCACCGGGAAAAACCTCACCTCACGGTAAGCCGCCAATGAAGCCGAGGGAAAGAAGTGCCAGTCCCGCACAGAAGCGCCGAATTAGTCCGCCGGGAAAGCAATCGCCCGGAGATAGAagcaccaccacaaccactaAGGTCACCACCACAAGCACCACCCGTGGTGCTCCCAGCAAGCCAGCTCAAGGACCCATTTGGGCAGATCGCTCCAAGGTGCTGAAGGGTCATGCCCCAGTTCCCCAAACGAATGGAAGCACTCCCCGGAAAGGATCCACCTCTAGTACCACTTCGAGCAGTGGCAAGATCACTCGCACAACGACCAGTTCGAGCACCACGACTAGCTCCAGTAGCACCACCAACACACGCAACAAGCAGCGCGAGGAGGACTCGATCACCTCCAGTTATGGTGTGGGACCCACAGACGAGAACGGACTGCCGCTCTTTGGAATTCGGGCGCTCAAGAAGAAGGCGACGCCACCGGCAGAGGAACCCTGTGAGACCAAGCAAG AAGTCACAGGCTATGTGATCGAGGAGCAGTTCTACTCGGATAATAAGTCCCCGCCGCGTCACGAGCGCAAGGAACTCATCTATTCAAGCAATGCGGACGAACTGGCCGCCATAAAGCAGCAGCttgaggatgaggatgataGCTCACCTCCGCTGTTGGATGCCCGAGTGGTGCGGGAGTTCAAGAAGGTGGAGTCTCAGCAAGCGCTTCCCGAGGATGCCCGATATGTGCGTCGCGGATCGGTGAAGGAGCTTAGCGAGAAGTTCATACGCAAGGAATCCTCCTCATCCACCCATTCGACCCACTCCTCGATCGCCCAATCGCTGGTGAGGCATGAGGATGAGACCGAGGATGATAGCGAATCCAATGAGGTTTGCAGCGTGATCGAGGCACCACAGATGCGCCAGAATCAGAGTCACATCACTAGCACCACTCGATCCAGCAACACACGATCATTCCTCAACAGCAGTGCCGATCAGCGCCAGGTGACCAGTGTGGACGATGTCCTCGAGCGCATGCGTAATGCGGATAATG TCGAGGAGCCCGGAGATTCTAGCGAGGATCGCGAGGCCCGTGCTCTGCTCAACAAATTCCTGGGAGCCAGTGTCATTATGCAGGGCGTGGAGAGCATGCTGCCACCCACCGCCACGGGTCAGCGTCTAAATAGTCAAGGC GTGAAGACCACGCGGATAACCAACACGTATAGCAAGTCCGGCAAtagcagcaccagcaccaccaatAACACCAGCAACACCTCCAACAAGGTCAGCAGCTCCTCAGCACCAGTTACACGTACAACTTGTGACATTGAGGAGATTTGGGACGAGCAAGTCCTCAAGCAATTG CTGGAACAGGCGTCCACCTACGAGGAGCGTCGCAAGATCCGTGCACGTCTACGCGAACTTATGGCGGAACGCGAAG AGCAAAAGAATTTAAAGCAGACGtcgaaggaggaggaggaaagCAGTGCCAGCGAGTATGAGGAAATCATCGAGGAGGTGACCGACTACAGTGACGAGGAGGAAGAAGTTCCGTCTAAAAAGGAGGAGCCCAAGAAAGAGGTCACCAAAAAGGAAGTGACCCAAAAAGAGGTCACCAAGCAGCAAGAGGAGATCCAACAGAAAGCCGTGCAAAAGGTGGAAAAGACGGAGACCAAGACTAGCCAAGTCACTGAAAGTGTTAGCaaaaagttggccaaagttGAGCTGGCCAGTAGCAGCAGCTCCTCGACCACAGACGGTGTTCAGGTTCAGG